Proteins from one Mixophyes fleayi isolate aMixFle1 chromosome 9, aMixFle1.hap1, whole genome shotgun sequence genomic window:
- the ZBTB34 gene encoding zinc finger and BTB domain-containing protein 34 yields the protein MDSNSFIEFDVPEYSNTVLSQLNELRLQGKLCDIIVHIQGQPFRAHKAVLAASSPYFRDHSALSTMSGLSISVIKNPNVFEQLLSFCYTGRMSVQLKDVVSFLTAASFLQMQCVIDKCTHILESIHSKISVVGVGGDESQINHNGVNDDSYFANPVEISPPYSGQVRQSIIGNDLKIDGIANKGIRNRAQEEGQSDRGSSGSISEHEIQIEGDPEHGDAVRENQVTKVKVKTEKSDRPSCSDSSSLGDDGYHTELVDGEQVVTVNVGTYGSVLQHAYSYSQAASQSTSISEHYSSMSNSSPSRSMLTCYRGGRARPKRPSSLSSEVHNVIQSSKSEPVVSTPTYESSPREKTTRGYWHPYNERLICIYCGKTFNQKGSLDRHMRLHMGITPFVCKFCGKKYTRKDQLEYHIRGHTDDKPFRCEVCGKCFPFQGTLNQHLRKNHPGVAEVRSRVESPERTEAYVDQNDVSGSEVNLDSNIDIHTVATTAE from the coding sequence ATGGACAGCAACAGCTTCATAGAATTTGATGTGCCCGAGTACAGCAACACAGTCCTGAGCCAGCTCAATGAACTGCGGCTGCAAGGGAAGTTGTGTGACATAATCGTCCACATACAGGGTCAGCCGTTCCGCGCGCACAAGGCCGTCCTGGCCGCCAGCTCCCCGTATTTCCGCGACCATTCAGCACTAAGTACCATGAGTGGCTTATCCATATCGGTCATCAAAAACCCCAACGTCTTTGAACAGTTACTGTCGTTTTGTTACACTGGAAGAATGTCTGTACAGCTGAAGGACGTTGTGAGCTTCCTAACCGCCGCCAGCTTCCTTCAAATGCAGTGCGTCATCGACAAGTGCACTCACATTCTAGAGAGCATCCACTCGAAAATCAGCGTTGTAGGAGTCGGTGGAGACGAGAGTCAGATTAACCATAACGGAGTCAACGATGACAGTTACTTTGCCAACCCGGTAGAGATATCTCCCCCATATAGCGGGCAAGTGCGGCAGTCCATCATAGGCAATGACCTGAAGATAGATGGAATAGCTAATAAAGGTATAAGGAACCGTGCTCAAGAAGAGGGTCAGTCTGACAGAGGCAGTAGTGGTAGCATTTCAGAACATGAAATTCAGATAGAAGGTGACCCGGAACATGGGGACGCAGTCAGAGAGAATCAGGTGACGAAAGTTAAAGTCAAGACGGAAAAATCGGATCGACCAAGCTGCTCCGATAGCTCCTCGCTGGGCGACGACGGCTACCATACCGAATTAGTTgatggtgagcaggtggtgacggtGAATGTAGGTACCTACGGGTCTGTACTGCAACATGCGTATTCCTATTCTCAAGCTGCTTCCCAATCTACCAGCATATCAGAGCACTACAGTAGCATGAGCAACTCTAGTCCTTCCAGGTCCATGCTAACCTGTTACCGAGGTGGTCGGGCGCGTCCGAAGAGGCCGTCGTCTTTATCCAGTGAGGTTCACAATGTGATTCAAAGCTCCAAAAGTGAACCGGTGGTGAGCACGCCAACCTACGAGAGCAGCCCCCGTGAGAAGACCACTCGAGGCTACTGGCATCCTTACAACGAGAGACTTATATGCATCTACTGTGGCAAGACGTTCAACCAAAAAGGGAGTCTAGACCGTCACATGCGGCTACACATGGGAATCACGCCTTTCGTGTGCAAGTTTTGCGGGAAGAAGTACACGCGCAAAGACCAACTGGAATACCACATACGGGGGCACACGGATGACAAGCCTTTCCGATGCGAAGTGTGTGGCAAGTGCTTCCCCTTCCAAGGCACTCTGAATCAGCATTTACGGAAAAACCACCCCGGCGTGGCGGAGGTGAGGAGCCGGGTAGAGTCGCCAGAGAGAACAGAGGCATACGTAGACCAAAATGATGTTTCGGGGTCAGAAGTCAACCTGGACTCCAATATTGATATTCACACAGTGGCGACCACAGCCGAATGA